From Cucumis melo cultivar AY chromosome 1, USDA_Cmelo_AY_1.0, whole genome shotgun sequence, a single genomic window includes:
- the LOC127149832 gene encoding uncharacterized protein LOC127149832 yields MPPRRGARRGGRGGRGRGAGRVQPEVQPVAQAPDPAAPVTHADLAAMEQRFRDMIMQMREQQKPASPTPAPAPAPAPALVPAPAPAPVPVAPQFVPDQLSAEAKHLRDFRKYNPTTFDGSLEDPTRAQMWLSSLETIFRYMKCPEDQKVQCAVFMLTDRGTAWWETTERMLGGDVSQITWQQFKESFYAKFFSASLRDAKRQKFLNLEQGDMTVEQYDAEFDMLSRFAPEMIATEAARADKFVRGLRLDIQGLVRAFRPATHADALRLAVDLSLQERANSSKTAGRGSTSGQKRKAEQQPVPVPQRNFRPGGEFRSFQQKTFEAGEAARGKPLCTTCGKHHLGRCLFGTRTCFKCRQEGHTADRCPLRVTGIAQNQGAGAPHQGRVFATNRTEAEKAGTVVTGTLPVLGHYALVLFDSGSSHSFISSAFVSHARLEVEPLHHVLSVSTPSGECMLSKEKVKACQIEIAGHVIEVTLIVLDMLDFDVILGMDWLAANHASIDCSRKEVTFNPPSLASFKFKGGGSKSLPQVISAIRASKLLSQGTWGILASVVDTREADVSLSSEPVVRDYPDVFPEELPGLPPHREVEFAIELEPGTVPISRAPYRMAPAELKELKVQLQELLDKGFIRPSVSPWGAPVLFVKKKDGSMRLCIDYRELNKVTVKNRYPLPRIDDLFDQLQGATVFSKIDLRSGYHQLRIKDEDVPKIAFRSRYGHYEFIVMSFGLTNAPAVFMDLMNRVFREFLDTFVIVFIDDILIYSKTEAEHEEHLHMVLQTLRDNKLYAKFSKCEFWLKQVSFLGHVVSKAGVSVDPAKIEAVTGWTRPSTVSEVRSFLGLAGYYRRFVENFSRIATPLTQLTRKGVPFVWSKACEDSFQTLKQKLVTAPVLTVPDGSGNFVIYSDASKKGLGCVLMQQGKVVAYASRQLKSHEQNYPTHV; encoded by the coding sequence atgccaccaaggagaggtgcacgaaggggtggccgaggaggccgaggaaggggagcaggacgcgttcagcctgaggtgcagcctgtagcccaagcccctgacccggctgcgccagttactcatgcggacctagccgccatggagcagaggtttagagatatgattatgcaaatgcgagagcagcagaagcctgcctcgccaactccggcgccagctccagcgccagctccagcactagttcctgctccagctccggctccggtaccagttgcgccccagtttgtgccggatcagttgtcggcagaggctaagcacctgagggatttcaggaagtataatcccacgacgtttgatgggtctttggaggaccccaccagagctcagatgtggctatcgtccttggagaccatattccgttacatgaaatgccctgaggatcagaaagttcagtgtgctgtttttatgttgactgacagaggtactgcatggtgggagactacagagaggatgctaggtggtgatgtgagtcagatcacgtggcagcagttcaaggagagtttctatgcgaaattcttctctgccagtttgagagatgccaagcggcagaagtttctgaacttagagcagggtgacatgacagtggagcagtatgatgcggagtttgacatgttatcccgcttcgctcccgagatgatagcgaccgaggcggccagagctgataagtttgttagaggcctcagactggacattcagggtttggtccgagctttcagacccgctactcatgccgatgcactgcgcctggcagtggatctcagtttacaggagagggccaactcgtctaagaccgctggtagaggttcgacgtcgggacagaagaggaaggctgagcagcagcctgttccagtaccacagcggaatttcagaccaggtggtgagtttcgcagcttccagcagaaaacttttgaggcaggggaggctgccagagggaagccgttgtgtaccacttgtgggaagcaccatttgggccgttgcttattcgggaccaggacctgctttaagtgcaggcaagagggtcatacagctgatagatgcccgttgagagtcacggggatcgcgcagaatcagggagcaggtgctccacatcagggtagggtctttgctaccaacaggactgaggccgagaaggcaggcacagtagtgacaggtacgctcccagtgttggggcattatgccttagttttgtttgattcgggttcgtcacattcttttatctcttccgcatttgtgtcgcatgcccgcttagaggtagagcccttacaccatgttctgtcagtatctactccttccggggaatgtatgttgtcgaaggaaaaggtgaaggcatgtcagattgagatagcaggccatgtgattgaggtaacgctgatagttctggatatgctggactttgatgtaatcctgggtatggattggctggccgctaaccacgccagcatagattgttcacgtaaggaggtaacgtttaaccctccctcgttggccagttttaaatttaagggaggagggtcaaagtcgttgcctcaggtaatctcagccatcagggccagtaaactgctcagtcagggtacttggggtatcttagcgagtgtggtggatactagagaggcggatgtatccctgtcgtcagaaccagtagtgagggactatccggacgtttttcctgaggaacttccagggttacctccgcacagagaggttgagtttgccatagagttggagccgggcacggttcctatatccagagccccttacagaatggcccccgcagaactgaaagaactgaaggtacagttacaggaattgcttgataagggattcattcgaccgagcgtgtcaccttggggtgcgccagtcttattcgttaagaagaaggacggatcgatgcgtctgtgcattgactatagggagttgaacaaagtaaccgtaaagaacaggtatcccttgcccaggattgacgatctatttgaccagttacagggagccacagtgttctctaagattgatcttcggtcggggtaccatcagctgagaattaaggatgaggatgtaccgaagatagcatttcgttccagatatggacactacgagtttattgtgatgtcttttggtttgacgaatgctccggcagtgtttatggacttgatgaacagagtgtttagggagtttctagacacttttgtgattgtgtttatcgacgatatcttgatatactccaagacggaggccgaacacgaggagcatttacacatggttttgcaaacacttcgggataataaattatacgcaaagttctcgaagtgtgagttttggctgaagcaggtgtcctttctgggccacgtggtttctaaggctggagtctctgtagatccagctaagatagaggcagtcactggttggacccgaccttccacagtcagtgaggttcgtagctttctgggtttagcaggctattatcgacggtttgtggagaacttttctcgtatagctactcctcttactcagttgaccagaaagggagttccttttgtttggagcaaggcatgtgaggacagtttccagacccttaaacagaagctagttaccgcaccagtTCTCacggtacctgatggttctggcaatttcgtgatctatagtgatgcttccaagaagggtctgggttgtgttttgatgcagcagggtaaggtggtcgcttatgcgtctcgtcagttgaagagtcatgagcagaactaccctacacatgtctag